One genomic window of Arachis stenosperma cultivar V10309 chromosome 10, arast.V10309.gnm1.PFL2, whole genome shotgun sequence includes the following:
- the LOC130958174 gene encoding uncharacterized protein LOC130958174: MNMMNTKKHNYKLSVKRATRRSRRKQRTTATSSTMVMMRMAKEKKKKKKNMKSSSSSSKVSQKLEALKNLIPTSKNNYNDRMAMMKPTDRLFQETADYIISLKTMVVILQNLIEFYGDTTTTASTTTTTTCENNNNNNENVVLL; this comes from the coding sequence ATGAACATGATGAACACAAAGAAGCACAATTACAAGCTTTCTGTGAAAAGAGCCacgagaagaagtagaagaaagcaaagaacTACAGCTACCTCATCAACAATGGTGATGATGCGGATGgcgaaggagaagaagaagaagaagaagaatatgaagtcatcatcatcatcatcaaaggtATCACAGAAGCTTGAAGCACTGAAGAATCTTATACCTACTTCCAAGAACAACTACAACGACCGCATGGCGATGATGAAACCTACTGATCGATTGTTTCAGGAAACCGCAGATTACATCATTTCATTGAAGACAATGGTCGTGATATTGCAGAACTTGATTGAGTTTTATGGAGACACCACCACAACCGcatcaacaacaaccacaaccacttgtgagaataataataataacaatgaaAATGTTGTCTTGTTATAG